In one window of Zhihengliuella sp. ISTPL4 DNA:
- a CDS encoding LysR substrate-binding domain-containing protein, with the protein MAHQGRRPAKGSGKGSPAHRSRAAGGGSRQGKPTPRRTPRAEKVVFDAPTAPPEEPRTFRLGAVPGATPGKWIDTWKRRLPHVALELVPIEVAEQRPALDDLDAALVRLPLDDVSLHVIPLYDEVPVVVASADSHLLAADELTTADLAGEVLLSLSDDVLGPLKLPDTAPARVAALSTADAIATAATGVGIVLVPMSLARLHHRKDADYRVLADGPVSTVALAWPRDRTTPDVETFVGIVRGRTANSSR; encoded by the coding sequence ATGGCGCACCAGGGACGACGACCCGCGAAGGGCTCCGGCAAGGGCTCACCCGCCCACCGGAGCCGTGCCGCGGGCGGCGGCTCACGGCAGGGGAAGCCGACTCCGCGTCGCACCCCCCGCGCCGAGAAGGTCGTATTCGACGCTCCGACCGCGCCGCCTGAGGAACCGCGGACGTTCCGCCTCGGCGCCGTACCCGGGGCGACACCGGGCAAGTGGATCGACACCTGGAAGCGCCGCCTGCCCCACGTGGCCCTCGAACTCGTCCCGATCGAGGTCGCCGAGCAGCGTCCGGCGCTCGACGATCTCGACGCCGCCCTCGTGCGCCTCCCGCTCGACGATGTGTCCCTGCACGTCATCCCGCTGTACGACGAGGTCCCGGTCGTCGTGGCCTCGGCCGATTCTCACCTGCTCGCGGCGGACGAGCTGACGACCGCCGACCTCGCCGGCGAGGTGCTCCTCTCCCTGTCCGACGACGTGCTCGGCCCGCTGAAGCTGCCGGACACCGCCCCCGCTCGCGTGGCCGCCCTGTCGACCGCCGACGCGATCGCCACGGCGGCGACGGGTGTCGGCATCGTCCTCGTCCCGATGTCACTGGCCCGACTGCACCACCGGAAGGACGCCGACTACCGGGTCCTCGCCGACGGCCCGGTCTCGACCGTGGCCCTCGCCTGGCCGCGCGACCGGACCACGCCCGACGTCGAGACGTTCGTCGGGATCGTCCGCGGACGCACGGCGAACTCCTCGCGCTGA
- a CDS encoding glutamine amidotransferase-related protein has protein sequence MASLLYVCVRPETGAADAEHASFRRALGVDVVDRLDLLHEPLTPAHLDRYRGVVIGGSPFNVTDVEKTPVQRRVEADLETLARAAREQRIAAFFTCFSIGVLTRLLGGEVVTTMPEAASATVIETTPEGAVDPVFGPSGPALTVFTAHKESAAATPPGAVLLATNADCPVQAYRVGTHLYAAQFHPEPTPRDFADRMTFYRTTGYFDPAQFDAVQQDVLAASVTEGAALLRRFAELFG, from the coding sequence ATGGCCTCGCTTCTCTACGTCTGCGTGCGACCCGAGACCGGGGCGGCGGATGCCGAGCACGCTTCGTTCCGGCGGGCCCTCGGGGTCGACGTGGTCGATCGTCTCGACCTGCTGCACGAGCCGCTGACTCCGGCCCATCTCGACCGGTACCGCGGCGTCGTCATCGGCGGTTCGCCGTTCAACGTCACCGACGTCGAGAAGACCCCGGTGCAGCGGCGCGTGGAGGCCGATCTGGAGACGCTCGCCCGCGCGGCACGGGAACAGCGGATCGCCGCCTTCTTCACGTGCTTCAGCATCGGCGTGCTCACCCGGCTCCTCGGCGGCGAGGTCGTGACGACCATGCCGGAGGCGGCGAGCGCGACCGTCATCGAGACGACGCCGGAGGGCGCCGTCGATCCCGTGTTCGGCCCGTCCGGTCCGGCACTCACCGTCTTCACCGCGCACAAAGAGAGTGCGGCAGCGACTCCTCCGGGGGCCGTGCTCCTCGCCACCAACGCGGACTGCCCCGTGCAGGCCTACCGGGTGGGAACGCACCTGTACGCCGCGCAGTTCCACCCCGAGCCGACGCCGCGCGACTTCGCCGACCGCATGACGTTCTACCGCACGACCGGGTACTTCGATCCGGCGCAGTTCGACGCGGTGCAGCAGGACGTCCTCGCGGCCTCGGTCACCGAGGGCGCCGCCCTGCTCCGCCGCTTCGCCGAGCTGTTCGGCTGA
- a CDS encoding DUF7882 family protein — protein sequence MGKFIYEGSVKTEIEDRALTHLQLVITAKLRRGEPFPFSWREDASVGGGRTTVWIQPGSSLVFKYFGSRQPAVNRSWIEALAFTANAPSGLYLVPEPAEGTEHPGLGDAPSAG from the coding sequence ATGGGCAAGTTCATCTACGAAGGCAGCGTGAAGACCGAGATCGAGGATCGGGCGCTCACGCACCTGCAGCTCGTCATCACGGCCAAGCTGCGTCGCGGCGAGCCGTTCCCGTTCAGCTGGCGCGAGGACGCCAGCGTCGGCGGCGGCCGGACCACCGTCTGGATCCAACCGGGCAGCTCGCTCGTCTTCAAGTACTTCGGCAGCCGGCAGCCGGCCGTCAACCGTTCCTGGATCGAGGCGCTCGCGTTCACCGCGAACGCGCCCAGCGGCCTGTACCTCGTGCCCGAGCCCGCCGAAGGGACGGAGCACCCCGGGCTCGGCGACGCTCCGAGCGCCGGCTAG
- a CDS encoding DUF6412 domain-containing protein codes for MSEWFGQMLGFVAAAIGLVTMPDAAALGLAIALLAVTVLTLAVVLSVRHQASADTPHPLRAIDVGTLLPQSDPDAAGHPRPRAPGVATAA; via the coding sequence ATGAGCGAGTGGTTCGGGCAGATGCTCGGCTTCGTCGCGGCCGCGATCGGCCTCGTGACGATGCCGGATGCCGCCGCGCTCGGCCTCGCCATCGCGCTGCTCGCCGTCACCGTCCTCACGCTCGCCGTCGTGCTGAGCGTGCGCCACCAGGCCTCTGCCGACACCCCGCACCCGCTGCGGGCGATCGATGTCGGAACGCTCCTCCCGCAGAGCGATCCGGATGCCGCGGGACACCCTCGTCCGCGAGCGCCGGGAGTCGCGACCGCCGCGTAG
- a CDS encoding NAD(P)H-dependent flavin oxidoreductase, whose protein sequence is MATELLGVERPIVLGPFGGNSSVALTAAVSEAGGLGSYGLYGYDGERIRAVGAELRRATDRPFALNIWLPLGDEAVPNPQHTVFAQALEPFYEAVGVPVPARPERYMPELDEQLDAVWEVAPAVLSVVFGVPSAALVAEARDRGIRVVGTATTVAEAVALAEAGVDAVVASGAEAAGHRVSFLRPAAESLVGTIALVPQIVDAVDVPVIAAGGIADRRGVAAAFALGASGVQVGTAFLATAESAATAAHRHAIRTTAADETVLTRAMSGRVARGARNRAVRAIEASGTIAPFPMQNWLTGRFRTAAGEQNLGELQSLWMGQAAPLACGTTAAEVFAELAAGVPGR, encoded by the coding sequence ATGGCGACAGAACTTCTGGGAGTCGAGCGTCCGATCGTGCTGGGACCGTTCGGGGGGAACTCGTCGGTGGCGCTGACGGCGGCGGTGAGCGAAGCCGGGGGCCTCGGCTCGTACGGGCTCTACGGCTACGACGGCGAACGGATCCGCGCCGTCGGGGCCGAACTGCGCCGTGCCACCGACCGTCCCTTCGCCCTGAACATCTGGCTGCCCCTGGGTGACGAGGCCGTGCCGAACCCGCAGCACACGGTCTTCGCGCAGGCGCTGGAACCGTTCTACGAGGCCGTCGGGGTTCCGGTGCCGGCCCGGCCCGAGCGCTACATGCCGGAGCTCGACGAGCAGCTCGACGCGGTGTGGGAGGTCGCTCCGGCCGTCCTGAGCGTGGTGTTCGGGGTGCCGTCCGCCGCTCTCGTCGCCGAGGCGCGCGACCGCGGTATCCGTGTCGTGGGTACCGCCACCACGGTCGCCGAGGCGGTCGCGCTCGCCGAGGCCGGAGTCGATGCTGTCGTCGCCTCGGGAGCCGAGGCGGCAGGGCATCGGGTGTCCTTCCTGCGTCCCGCGGCCGAATCGCTGGTGGGCACCATCGCGCTCGTGCCGCAGATCGTGGACGCGGTCGACGTGCCCGTCATCGCCGCCGGCGGGATCGCCGACCGTCGCGGGGTCGCTGCGGCCTTCGCCCTCGGGGCCTCCGGCGTGCAGGTGGGGACGGCGTTCCTCGCGACCGCCGAGTCGGCCGCGACGGCAGCGCACCGCCACGCCATCCGGACCACCGCCGCCGACGAGACCGTGCTGACCAGGGCGATGAGCGGACGCGTCGCCCGCGGTGCCCGCAACCGCGCGGTCCGGGCGATCGAGGCGAGCGGCACGATCGCCCCGTTCCCGATGCAGAACTGGCTCACCGGACGGTTCCGCACGGCGGCAGGGGAGCAGAACCTGGGCGAGCTGCAGTCGCTGTGGATGGGGCAGGCCGCCCCGCTCGCGTGCGGGACGACCGCTGCCGAGGTCTTCGCGGAGCTCGCAGCCGGAGTCCCCGGCCGGTGA
- a CDS encoding DUF6766 family protein, with translation MTVAARIKDHALSLFFLALFLLALVGQSIAGFLRNNDELLDHGQPTVGFLDFVWSSDFAVDVAENWQSEFLQFFLFIAATIWFVQKGSPESKKPGDEGPGSDADQLVGRHARPDSPRWARAGGWRAAVFGNSLLIVMGAVFVLSWLAQSLAGTVVMNEENAMHGVAAITWFDYVTSSDFWDRTLQNWQSEFLAVGTMVAFAIYLRQRGSAESKPVGTPHHQSALESD, from the coding sequence ATGACCGTGGCCGCGCGCATCAAGGATCACGCCCTCAGCCTCTTCTTCCTCGCGCTGTTCCTGCTGGCGCTGGTCGGTCAGTCCATCGCCGGCTTCCTGCGCAACAACGACGAGCTCCTCGATCACGGGCAGCCGACCGTCGGCTTCCTCGACTTCGTCTGGTCGTCGGACTTCGCGGTCGACGTCGCCGAGAACTGGCAGTCGGAGTTCCTGCAGTTCTTCCTGTTCATCGCGGCCACGATCTGGTTCGTGCAGAAGGGCTCGCCGGAATCCAAGAAGCCCGGCGATGAGGGGCCGGGCAGCGATGCGGATCAGCTGGTGGGTCGCCACGCCCGCCCGGATTCTCCGCGGTGGGCCCGGGCGGGCGGGTGGCGTGCGGCGGTGTTCGGGAACTCGCTGCTGATCGTGATGGGCGCGGTGTTCGTGCTGTCCTGGCTCGCGCAGTCTCTCGCCGGAACCGTCGTGATGAACGAGGAGAACGCGATGCACGGCGTCGCCGCGATCACCTGGTTCGACTACGTGACCAGTTCGGACTTCTGGGACCGCACCCTGCAGAACTGGCAGTCCGAGTTCCTCGCGGTCGGCACGATGGTCGCGTTCGCGATCTACCTGCGGCAGCGGGGCTCAGCGGAGTCGAAGCCCGTGGGCACCCCGCACCATCAGTCGGCCTTGGAGTCCGACTGA
- a CDS encoding SDR family oxidoreductase translates to MTDTTGDGGLTDPRHAHHEDGFPAQSQDQPGLTEKTTPEPDHGEQSYVGHGRLEGRRALITGGDSGIGRAVAIAFAREGADVAIVHMPEEQEDAEETLALVREAGRTGVSIPGDVREEAFATDAVHRARRELGGLDVLVLNAAYQHDIDGFENLDTEKMRRVFDTNLAGLVFSARAAFPDLEPGSSIIVTSSVQSAQPSPGLIDYAMTKAAQVAFVKALAEEAGPRGVRVNAVAPGPIWTPLIPATGWGPERLETFGQDTPLGRAGQPAELAGAYVYLASAESSYVSGAVLAVTGGKPL, encoded by the coding sequence ATGACGGACACCACCGGCGACGGCGGCCTCACCGACCCGCGGCACGCCCACCACGAGGACGGCTTCCCCGCGCAGAGCCAGGACCAGCCCGGTCTCACCGAGAAGACCACCCCGGAACCCGATCACGGCGAACAGTCGTACGTCGGCCACGGCAGACTGGAAGGGCGACGTGCCCTCATCACCGGAGGCGACTCCGGAATCGGGCGCGCGGTCGCCATCGCGTTCGCCCGGGAGGGCGCCGACGTCGCCATCGTGCACATGCCGGAGGAGCAGGAGGACGCCGAGGAGACGCTCGCGCTCGTCCGTGAGGCTGGTCGCACCGGCGTCAGCATCCCCGGTGACGTCCGCGAGGAGGCCTTCGCCACCGACGCCGTGCACCGCGCGCGCCGCGAGCTCGGAGGCCTCGACGTGCTCGTCCTCAACGCGGCCTACCAGCACGACATCGACGGCTTCGAGAACCTCGACACCGAGAAGATGCGTCGTGTGTTCGACACGAACCTCGCCGGCCTCGTCTTCTCGGCGCGCGCCGCCTTCCCCGACCTCGAGCCCGGATCCAGCATCATCGTCACGTCGTCGGTGCAGTCCGCGCAGCCGTCGCCGGGACTCATCGACTACGCCATGACGAAGGCCGCGCAGGTCGCCTTCGTCAAGGCGCTCGCGGAGGAAGCAGGACCGCGCGGCGTGCGCGTCAACGCCGTGGCCCCCGGACCGATCTGGACGCCGCTGATCCCCGCGACCGGCTGGGGCCCGGAGCGCCTGGAGACGTTCGGACAGGACACCCCGCTCGGACGCGCGGGGCAGCCCGCGGAGCTCGCCGGAGCCTACGTCTACCTCGCCTCGGCGGAGTCGTCGTACGTGTCCGGTGCGGTGCTCGCGGTGACGGGCGGCAAGCCGCTCTGA
- a CDS encoding FHA domain-containing protein encodes MNARHIDDRPEEGYTPGTTHAERGAGNPRLRVRRDDERTEFALDVEEIRIGSAAGNELRLADTEPVHATIVHDDRDEYVVTLHADGEMNSNPEADATHPGERTETLRTGSRFTVGPWELVFARDEFADHGRPFGGRLGGEFSDQPLQEARPGYDADDERLSQADVNDEQSQSDSKAD; translated from the coding sequence ATGAACGCACGCCACATCGACGACCGTCCCGAGGAGGGCTACACGCCCGGCACCACGCACGCCGAGCGCGGCGCAGGCAACCCGCGACTGCGCGTGCGGCGCGATGACGAGCGCACCGAGTTCGCGCTCGATGTGGAGGAGATCCGCATCGGCTCCGCCGCCGGGAACGAGCTGCGCCTCGCCGACACCGAACCGGTCCACGCGACGATCGTGCACGACGACCGCGACGAGTACGTGGTGACGCTGCACGCGGACGGTGAGATGAACTCCAACCCGGAAGCCGACGCGACGCACCCCGGCGAGCGCACCGAGACGCTGCGCACCGGGTCCCGCTTCACGGTCGGCCCCTGGGAGCTGGTCTTCGCCCGCGACGAGTTCGCCGATCACGGACGGCCCTTCGGCGGACGCCTCGGCGGCGAGTTCTCCGACCAGCCGCTGCAGGAGGCGCGCCCCGGCTACGACGCCGACGACGAGCGGCTCTCGCAGGCGGACGTCAACGACGAGCAGTCTCAGTCGGACTCCAAGGCCGACTGA
- a CDS encoding cation:proton antiporter, whose protein sequence is MDASDIGLVLIPLLAVAAPLLARGVRPLVRVPIVVFELVLGILVGPAVLGWVEPGPLLEKLSDFGLAVLFFVAGSEIDFRQVAGKPLARASLGWLLSVVLGIGLGFFFAPGEGMVVIGIALSSTALGTLMPILRDAKELDTPFGRAISTIGAVGEFLPLIAISIFLSTRTTPLATAVLLTFVVLAGLAVLIAHRVPHGRLHGIVRATLHTSDQFGVRFVILLIAALVGLSVMLDLDMLLGAFVAGAIWRIIMARAPEKDAEEVESKIEGLAFGFLVPVFFLYTGVTFDLQALLTSPSAMSLVPVFLLALLVIRGSAAQLSAPAGASGRDRAALGLLAATGLPIIVAVTAIGVDQDMLDSGTAAALVGAGMLSVLLYPLIGMTLRGDRAQVAGPRLADQTTLGEL, encoded by the coding sequence GTGGATGCGAGCGACATCGGACTGGTGCTGATCCCCCTGCTGGCGGTGGCCGCGCCGTTGCTCGCCCGCGGGGTGCGTCCGCTCGTCCGGGTGCCGATCGTCGTGTTCGAGCTCGTCCTCGGCATCCTCGTCGGGCCGGCTGTGCTCGGCTGGGTCGAGCCCGGTCCGCTGCTGGAGAAGCTCAGCGACTTCGGCCTCGCCGTGCTGTTCTTCGTCGCGGGTTCCGAGATCGACTTCCGTCAGGTGGCCGGGAAGCCCCTCGCCCGGGCGTCGCTGGGCTGGCTGCTCAGCGTGGTGCTCGGCATCGGACTCGGATTCTTCTTCGCCCCTGGCGAGGGCATGGTCGTCATCGGGATCGCATTGAGCTCGACCGCCCTCGGCACACTGATGCCGATCCTGCGCGATGCGAAGGAACTGGACACGCCGTTCGGCCGCGCCATCAGCACGATCGGCGCCGTGGGCGAGTTCCTGCCGCTGATCGCGATCTCGATCTTCCTCAGCACCCGGACGACGCCCCTGGCGACGGCGGTGCTGCTCACCTTCGTCGTCCTCGCGGGGCTCGCCGTCCTCATCGCACATCGGGTGCCCCACGGGCGCCTGCACGGCATCGTGCGCGCGACCCTCCACACCTCCGACCAGTTCGGGGTGCGGTTCGTGATCCTCCTCATCGCGGCGCTCGTCGGCCTCAGCGTGATGCTCGACCTCGACATGCTCCTCGGGGCGTTCGTCGCCGGCGCGATCTGGCGCATCATCATGGCCAGGGCCCCGGAGAAGGATGCCGAAGAGGTCGAGAGCAAGATCGAGGGTCTCGCCTTCGGCTTCCTCGTCCCGGTGTTCTTCCTCTACACGGGCGTGACCTTCGACCTCCAGGCGCTGCTGACGTCCCCCTCGGCGATGTCCCTCGTGCCGGTGTTCCTGCTGGCCCTCCTGGTGATCCGCGGCTCGGCTGCCCAGCTCTCCGCCCCGGCGGGAGCCAGCGGACGGGACCGTGCCGCCCTCGGGCTGCTCGCGGCCACCGGACTGCCGATCATCGTCGCCGTCACCGCGATCGGCGTGGATCAGGACATGCTCGACTCCGGGACCGCGGCCGCGTTGGTCGGGGCGGGCATGCTGTCGGTGCTCCTGTACCCGCTGATCGGCATGACGCTGCGTGGCGATCGTGCGCAGGTCGCCGGCCCGCGCCTCGCCGACCAGACCACGCTGGGGGAGCTGTGA
- the yidC gene encoding YidC/Oxa1 family membrane protein insertase, with protein MDIFAFPPLAALLDAAYGALNGLSTLLEPFAGPSAAALAVVLVTLLVRALLIPVGISQARAEQTRARLAPRLRALQQRHRKNPERLQQEMMALYRAENTSPFAGMLPVLAQAPVVGLLYTLFLRPEIAGHPNELLTHDLFGAPLGTSLVSALFGGTATPATFAVFGVLLAVMIAVAEVTRRVFRPAPVDGDDSPLSSPGMLRMMAALHYLTAVFAAFVPLAAALYLTVTVVWTLVQRVILRRRYPLPQPASVPA; from the coding sequence GTGGACATCTTCGCCTTCCCTCCCCTCGCCGCGCTCCTGGACGCCGCCTACGGCGCCCTGAACGGCCTCTCCACCCTTCTCGAACCCTTCGCCGGCCCCTCCGCCGCCGCCCTCGCCGTGGTCCTCGTGACCCTCCTCGTGCGCGCCCTCCTCATCCCCGTCGGCATCTCCCAGGCCAGGGCCGAGCAGACCAGGGCCCGCCTCGCTCCGAGGTTGCGCGCGCTGCAGCAGCGCCACCGGAAGAACCCGGAGCGCCTGCAGCAGGAGATGATGGCGCTCTACCGGGCCGAGAACACCTCGCCCTTCGCCGGGATGCTGCCCGTGCTGGCGCAGGCACCGGTCGTCGGCCTGCTCTACACGCTGTTCCTGCGACCGGAGATCGCCGGACACCCGAACGAGCTGCTCACCCACGACCTCTTCGGCGCCCCGCTCGGCACGAGCCTGGTGTCGGCCCTGTTCGGCGGCACCGCGACTCCGGCGACGTTCGCGGTCTTCGGCGTGCTGCTGGCCGTGATGATCGCCGTGGCCGAGGTCACCCGGCGGGTGTTCCGGCCGGCCCCCGTCGACGGCGACGACTCCCCGCTCAGCTCCCCCGGCATGCTCCGGATGATGGCGGCGCTGCACTACCTCACGGCGGTGTTCGCCGCCTTCGTCCCCCTGGCCGCTGCGCTCTACCTCACCGTGACGGTCGTGTGGACCCTCGTGCAGCGGGTGATCCTGCGCCGCCGCTACCCGCTGCCGCAGCCGGCGTCCGTCCCGGCGTGA
- the purU gene encoding formyltetrahydrofolate deformylase → MTQPDTARLLIACDDQPGIVAAVAGVLAQHGANIISLDQHSTDSEGGRFFQRTVIHLDGLAAARPALEADIAAVAERFGMEWSLHDVARRKRVAIFVSKYDHCLMELLWRTQRGQLDIDITMVVSNHPDLAEAVRSFGVPFVHIPSTDKQAMEERQLDLLRGNVDLVVLARYMQILSDDFITRLEAPVINIHHSFLPAFIGANPYARAKERGVKLIGATAHYATADLDEGPIIEQDVTRVTHSESAAELQSRGADVERLVLARAVQWHAEDRVIVHGRSTVIL, encoded by the coding sequence ATGACCCAGCCCGATACCGCCCGCCTGCTGATCGCCTGCGACGACCAGCCCGGCATCGTCGCCGCGGTCGCCGGCGTGCTCGCCCAGCACGGAGCCAACATCATCTCGCTCGACCAGCACTCGACCGACTCCGAGGGTGGCCGGTTCTTCCAGCGGACCGTCATCCACCTCGACGGGCTCGCCGCCGCACGTCCCGCTCTGGAGGCCGACATCGCGGCGGTCGCCGAGCGCTTCGGCATGGAGTGGTCGCTGCACGACGTCGCGCGTCGCAAGCGCGTGGCGATCTTCGTCTCGAAGTACGACCACTGCCTCATGGAGCTGCTGTGGCGCACGCAGCGCGGGCAGCTCGACATCGACATCACCATGGTCGTCTCGAACCACCCCGACCTCGCCGAGGCCGTCCGCTCCTTCGGCGTGCCGTTCGTGCACATCCCCTCGACGGACAAGCAGGCGATGGAGGAGCGTCAGCTCGACCTCCTTCGCGGCAACGTCGACCTCGTCGTGCTCGCCCGGTACATGCAGATCCTGAGCGACGACTTCATCACGCGCCTCGAGGCTCCGGTCATCAACATCCACCACTCGTTCCTGCCCGCCTTCATCGGCGCGAACCCCTATGCCAGGGCGAAGGAGCGCGGCGTGAAGCTGATCGGTGCCACGGCCCACTACGCCACGGCCGACCTCGACGAGGGGCCGATCATCGAGCAGGACGTCACGCGGGTCACGCACTCGGAGTCCGCGGCGGAGCTGCAGAGCCGGGGCGCTGACGTCGAGCGTCTGGTGCTGGCCCGGGCCGTGCAGTGGCACGCCGAGGACCGCGTGATCGTGCACGGCCGCTCGACCGTCATCCTGTAG
- a CDS encoding EamA family transporter — MQRPAASGPLVGVALVIGSCLSLPFGAAVAAQLFPVLGPWGVTSLRVAIAALLLVVIVRPRPRAWTRPQWLAAVLFGVSLAAMNGFFYAAIDRIPLGPAVAIEFLGPLVLAAVLTRRLADAVWVGVALLGMALLGVDGLVGAEPLDPLGVVFILIAAGFWVMYIRMSARVGALIPGSSGLAMGLVVAAVLLIPVGVPAAATVALDPQLLLLAAVTAVLSSVIPYSFELAALRRLPQRVFGVLLSLEPAFATLAGWLILGQDATPLRVLAVALVIAASVGTTLGVRRDRRGDGARGPFTAPIPLPD, encoded by the coding sequence GTGCAGAGACCCGCGGCATCCGGCCCCCTCGTGGGCGTCGCGCTCGTCATCGGGTCCTGCCTCTCGCTGCCGTTCGGCGCCGCCGTGGCCGCGCAACTCTTCCCGGTCCTCGGGCCGTGGGGCGTGACGTCGCTCCGCGTCGCGATCGCCGCGCTGCTCTTGGTCGTGATCGTGCGGCCCCGGCCCCGGGCCTGGACCCGGCCGCAGTGGCTCGCTGCCGTGTTGTTCGGGGTGTCGCTGGCCGCGATGAACGGCTTCTTCTACGCCGCGATCGACCGCATCCCGCTCGGACCCGCCGTCGCGATCGAGTTCCTCGGGCCGCTCGTGCTCGCCGCCGTACTGACACGTCGTCTCGCCGATGCGGTCTGGGTGGGCGTGGCCCTGCTCGGCATGGCGCTGCTCGGGGTGGACGGGCTTGTGGGTGCCGAGCCGCTCGACCCGCTCGGCGTGGTCTTCATCCTCATCGCGGCCGGATTCTGGGTCATGTACATCCGGATGAGCGCCCGGGTCGGCGCCCTCATCCCCGGCAGCAGCGGACTCGCGATGGGGCTCGTCGTCGCGGCGGTGCTCCTCATCCCCGTGGGTGTGCCCGCGGCGGCGACGGTGGCGCTGGACCCGCAGCTCCTCCTGCTCGCGGCGGTCACGGCGGTGCTGTCGTCCGTCATCCCCTACAGCTTCGAGCTCGCGGCGCTCCGGCGCCTGCCGCAGCGGGTGTTCGGGGTGCTGCTGAGCCTGGAGCCGGCGTTCGCGACCCTCGCCGGGTGGCTCATCCTCGGACAGGACGCCACGCCACTGCGGGTGCTCGCGGTGGCGCTCGTGATCGCCGCGAGCGTGGGGACGACGCTGGGCGTGCGGCGGGACCGGAGGGGCGACGGTGCCCGGGGGCCGTTCACCGCTCCGATCCCGCTTCCGGACTGA
- a CDS encoding glutaminase, producing MTTASALLTQAVQELAGAPREGLGEEKDSRWRGRRIVRVGEAWHLGVILLTDTHALATAEVLRAADPGRRGYTAESARARAERRALALRGGFHEGDVVHVGWSVIDVDAVDAGGSSGPLALIDGVPSVRWSQAGGFMPLEAYLRERVPLLRGDAPA from the coding sequence GTGACCACCGCCTCCGCCCTGCTGACCCAGGCCGTGCAGGAGCTCGCCGGAGCCCCCCGAGAGGGCCTCGGCGAGGAGAAGGACTCACGCTGGCGCGGGCGGCGGATCGTCCGGGTCGGCGAGGCCTGGCACCTCGGCGTGATCCTGCTCACCGACACGCACGCCCTGGCGACGGCGGAGGTGCTCCGCGCCGCGGACCCGGGGCGTCGGGGATACACCGCCGAGTCGGCGCGCGCCCGAGCCGAGCGCCGGGCCCTCGCGCTCCGGGGCGGCTTCCACGAGGGGGATGTCGTGCACGTCGGGTGGAGCGTGATCGACGTCGATGCGGTCGACGCCGGAGGCTCCTCCGGTCCGCTCGCGCTCATCGACGGCGTGCCGTCGGTGCGCTGGAGTCAGGCGGGCGGGTTCATGCCGCTGGAGGCCTACCTGCGCGAGCGTGTCCCGCTGCTCCGCGGCGACGCGCCGGCCTGA